One genomic window of Candidatus Bathyarchaeota archaeon includes the following:
- a CDS encoding M28 family peptidase: MLSDSEEEVLKEISIIEAWSHVEYLSTLDKTSGTEGERKAHEYVRERLRGYGIPFKTYEFDSLISHPREASLRVISPPIIDIECITHSFSGQTPEGGLEADLIHVQVPPGTLHGGLEGLVEEYERAGARGKAVIVWGVASPSTVWAAQLSGALAQINISGEDILHEMIVTSVWGTPTPESAARIPRIPVVSVKRTDGERLLQLLKGGDVRVRLTTRVDTRWRRIPVTVAEVSGFEEPERFMLVHGHMDSWYLGATDNCTGNAACLELARVLWRHRDRLRRGVRIAWWSGHSTGRYSASTWYADNHFEDLYENCFLTLNVDSPGVMGASKVSGGGLMGTLRFVEEIIKDSVGVEGVEVRSYAMRAGDQSFYGIGIPSIAVGASIPEGSPLRGA, translated from the coding sequence ATGCTCAGTGATTCTGAAGAGGAGGTTTTGAAGGAGATATCCATTATAGAGGCCTGGAGCCATGTGGAGTATCTCTCAACCCTTGATAAGACCTCAGGCACAGAGGGGGAGAGGAAGGCCCACGAGTATGTTAGAGAGAGGCTTAGAGGGTATGGCATCCCCTTCAAAACTTACGAGTTCGACTCCCTGATAAGCCATCCCAGAGAGGCTTCCCTTAGGGTCATCTCCCCACCCATCATAGATATTGAGTGCATAACCCACTCCTTCTCAGGCCAGACCCCTGAGGGGGGCTTGGAGGCGGACCTGATACATGTCCAGGTCCCTCCTGGAACTCTCCATGGAGGTTTGGAGGGTCTAGTGGAAGAGTATGAGAGGGCGGGGGCCAGGGGTAAGGCCGTCATAGTCTGGGGTGTGGCGAGCCCCTCCACGGTATGGGCTGCTCAGCTCTCAGGGGCATTGGCCCAGATCAACATTAGCGGGGAGGATATACTCCACGAGATGATAGTCACTTCGGTTTGGGGGACCCCTACCCCCGAGTCAGCTGCCAGGATTCCGAGGATACCTGTGGTCTCTGTAAAGAGGACGGATGGGGAGCGCCTCCTCCAGCTACTGAAAGGGGGCGATGTTCGTGTTAGGCTTACGACGAGGGTTGACACTAGGTGGAGGAGGATTCCAGTAACCGTCGCAGAGGTATCGGGTTTTGAGGAGCCCGAGAGGTTCATGCTCGTCCACGGCCACATGGACTCCTGGTACCTAGGAGCCACCGATAACTGCACTGGCAACGCCGCCTGCCTAGAGCTGGCCAGGGTTCTATGGAGGCATAGGGATAGGCTCAGGAGAGGGGTTAGAATAGCCTGGTGGTCTGGCCACTCCACAGGTAGATACTCGGCCTCCACATGGTACGCTGACAACCATTTTGAAGACCTTTATGAGAACTGCTTTCTAACATTGAATGTAGACTCTCCGGGGGTCATGGGGGCCTCAAAGGTGAGCGGTGGAGGTCTGATGGGCACTCTCCGCTTCGTGGAGGAGATCATAAAGGACTCGGTTGGGGTTGAGGGGGTCGAGGTCAGATCCTACGCGATGAGGGCTGGAGACCAGTCCTTCTATGGCATAGGCATCCCTTCAATAGCTGTGGGTGCATCCATACCGGAAGGGAGTCCTCTACGAGGTGCCTG